The Caballeronia sp. SL2Y3 genome includes a window with the following:
- the glnE gene encoding bifunctional [glutamate--ammonia ligase]-adenylyl-L-tyrosine phosphorylase/[glutamate--ammonia-ligase] adenylyltransferase — protein MTDVTLRSSGYSTYAARAYAARAELASNVAEWAQSPVTREWIEARLDAHCARASSNGALDEAALKTALRRLRVDVFCTVMERDLRGAADVAEVTGAMTDLAEVTIQRALAVLTADLETLFGEPRGPNGERLTLGVVGMGKLGGRELNASSDIDLIFVYEDDGETAGGTRAPLATQEFFTRLGRRLIGALAEITQDGYLFRVDMRLRPNGDSGPLVCSLGMLEEYFYVQGREWERYAWIKARLVSERESESAQRLAKQLDAIATPFVYRRYLDYGVIAAIRSLHQQIRQEARRRASMRPDKADDIKLGRGGIREIEFSAQVFQLIRGGQAADFRIRPTLAVLERAAANGLIAPHVRHALTEAYLFLRTVEHRLQYRNDAQTHAMPVADEERALLASSLGFADYAALMKKLDAHREFVEQQFDAIFADKVSGEHGCGVAEDSAASWIWSGALADESAQDELTARLMELGFADPAPVLARLTGVWNSSRYAGLPEQSRGRFDIVVQRALEAVQSIDAARRVDTIARLFDLLEATAKRGAYLALLTEYPAALDRVLSVLSGSRWAAGYLIRHPQLLDELLDDEAISSPFDWPEFRRALNARLAAAEDAEHQMDLLRHAHQAEVFRILLLDLAGRLTVEHVSDRLSELADAVLDVTVETVWKQFPKRHRETPRFSVIAYGKLGGKELGYASDLDLIFLYDDPDDAASDIYAMFARRLITWLTAATGAGTLFDVDLRLRPNGESGLLVTSLDSFRRYQLREGDAANTAWVWEHQALSRARFSAGDADIGAQFEAIRADVLVMERDAAALALEIVAMRERVAAGHPNRSDLFDLKHDRGGMVDIEFIVQYWVLLHTRTHRAFLRNAGNITLLKIAAQSGLISEPDAETIGAAYRYYRKLQHTLRLDGMEKARVDPAVVRVEREAVTGLWRRVFGDGM, from the coding sequence ATGACCGATGTGACTCTGCGCAGTTCCGGCTACTCCACTTATGCAGCCCGCGCGTATGCCGCGCGCGCCGAACTGGCGTCGAACGTAGCGGAGTGGGCGCAGTCGCCCGTTACGCGCGAGTGGATCGAAGCGCGTCTCGATGCGCACTGCGCGCGCGCTTCGTCTAACGGCGCGCTCGACGAAGCCGCGCTCAAGACCGCGCTGCGGCGCCTTCGCGTGGACGTGTTCTGCACGGTGATGGAGCGCGATCTGCGCGGCGCGGCCGATGTCGCCGAAGTCACCGGCGCAATGACCGATCTCGCCGAAGTCACCATCCAGCGAGCGCTCGCCGTGCTGACGGCGGACCTCGAAACGCTGTTCGGCGAGCCGCGCGGGCCGAATGGCGAGCGGCTCACGCTCGGCGTCGTCGGCATGGGCAAGCTCGGCGGGCGCGAGCTGAACGCGTCATCGGATATCGATCTGATCTTTGTCTACGAAGACGACGGCGAAACCGCCGGCGGCACGCGCGCGCCGCTCGCGACGCAAGAATTCTTCACGCGGCTCGGACGGCGGCTGATCGGCGCGCTCGCGGAAATCACGCAGGACGGCTACCTGTTTCGCGTCGACATGCGGCTGCGTCCGAACGGCGATTCCGGACCGCTCGTGTGCAGTCTCGGCATGCTCGAAGAGTACTTCTACGTGCAAGGCCGCGAGTGGGAGCGCTACGCGTGGATCAAGGCGCGGCTCGTGTCCGAGCGCGAAAGCGAGTCCGCGCAGCGGCTCGCGAAGCAACTCGACGCGATCGCCACGCCGTTCGTCTACCGCCGCTACCTCGATTACGGCGTGATCGCGGCGATTCGCTCGCTGCATCAGCAGATTCGGCAAGAAGCGCGACGGCGCGCGTCCATGCGACCCGACAAGGCCGACGACATCAAGCTCGGGCGCGGCGGCATCCGCGAGATCGAGTTCAGCGCGCAAGTGTTTCAGTTGATTCGCGGCGGGCAGGCAGCGGATTTTCGTATCCGGCCGACGCTCGCCGTGCTCGAACGCGCGGCGGCCAACGGGCTCATCGCCCCACATGTGCGCCATGCGCTCACCGAGGCGTATCTCTTCCTGCGCACGGTCGAGCATCGTCTGCAGTATCGCAACGACGCGCAGACGCACGCCATGCCCGTGGCCGACGAGGAGCGCGCGCTGCTGGCGTCGTCGCTCGGCTTCGCGGATTACGCCGCGTTGATGAAGAAGCTCGACGCTCACCGCGAATTCGTCGAGCAGCAGTTCGACGCGATCTTCGCCGACAAGGTAAGCGGCGAGCATGGCTGCGGCGTGGCGGAAGATTCGGCGGCGTCGTGGATCTGGAGCGGCGCGCTCGCCGACGAATCCGCCCAGGACGAACTCACCGCGCGTCTCATGGAACTGGGCTTCGCGGACCCGGCGCCGGTGCTCGCGCGGCTGACGGGCGTCTGGAACTCGTCGCGCTATGCCGGGCTGCCGGAACAAAGCCGTGGCCGGTTCGACATCGTCGTGCAGCGCGCGCTGGAAGCCGTGCAGTCCATCGACGCGGCGCGCCGCGTGGATACCATCGCGCGTCTCTTCGATCTGCTCGAAGCCACGGCGAAGCGCGGCGCGTACCTCGCGTTGCTCACCGAATATCCGGCGGCGCTCGACCGCGTGCTCTCGGTGCTGTCGGGGTCGCGCTGGGCGGCGGGCTATCTGATCCGCCATCCGCAATTGCTCGACGAATTGCTCGACGACGAAGCGATTTCCAGCCCGTTCGACTGGCCCGAATTCCGGCGCGCGCTGAATGCGCGTCTCGCCGCCGCCGAGGACGCCGAGCATCAGATGGACTTGCTGCGCCACGCGCATCAGGCCGAAGTGTTCCGCATTCTGCTGCTGGATCTGGCCGGGCGGCTGACGGTCGAGCACGTGAGCGACCGCTTGTCCGAACTCGCGGACGCGGTGCTCGACGTGACCGTCGAAACCGTGTGGAAGCAGTTCCCGAAGCGGCATCGCGAGACGCCGCGGTTTTCGGTCATCGCGTATGGGAAGCTGGGCGGCAAGGAACTGGGTTACGCGTCGGATCTCGATCTGATCTTTCTCTACGACGACCCCGACGATGCCGCCTCCGACATCTACGCGATGTTCGCGCGCCGCCTGATTACGTGGCTCACGGCGGCGACGGGCGCGGGCACGCTCTTCGACGTGGACTTGCGGCTGCGGCCGAACGGCGAGTCCGGCCTCTTGGTCACTAGCCTCGATTCGTTTCGCCGCTATCAGCTACGCGAGGGCGACGCGGCCAATACCGCGTGGGTGTGGGAGCATCAGGCGCTGTCGCGGGCGCGGTTCAGCGCGGGCGATGCCGACATCGGCGCGCAGTTCGAAGCGATCCGCGCCGACGTGCTCGTGATGGAGCGCGATGCGGCGGCGCTCGCGCTCGAAATCGTCGCGATGCGGGAACGCGTGGCGGCGGGGCATCCCAATCGCAGCGATTTGTTCGACCTGAAGCACGATCGCGGCGGCATGGTCGATATCGAGTTCATCGTGCAGTACTGGGTGCTCCTGCACACGCGGACGCATCGCGCGTTTTTGCGCAACGCGGGGAATATCACGCTCTTGAAGATCGCGGCGCAGAGCGGCCTCATTTCGGAGCCGGATGCGGAGACGATCGGCGCGGCGTACCGGTATTACCGGAAGCTCCAGCACACGCTGCGGCTCGACGGCATGGAGAAGGCGCGCGTCGATCCGGCTGTCGTGCGCGTGGAGCGCGAAGCGGTGACGGGCCTCTGGCGGCGCGTGTTTGGCGATGGGATGTGA
- the recN gene encoding DNA repair protein RecN, which translates to MLRHLSIRDFVIVAALDIEFDSGFTVFSGETGAGKSILIDALALTLGARADASVVRTGEPRADITAEFGTHPQVVRWLDEHALSQDGDSVMLRRVIDSSGRSRAFINGTPATLTQLREVGEMLVDIHGQHAHQLLMRPDAQRELFDTHAGLVDTAAAVNRAWRAWREAQQAVDAAQSRDRELQLERERLAWQLSEFDKLAPQSGEWEEVSAEHHRLSHSASLIDGVQNALGALSESDDAMISQLGAIISKLRSLADIDPALNDVLASLEPAEIQLQEAAYSLSHYAQRLELDPDRLAQVEKRMDQLHSTARKFRLQPEALPEEHETRRRQLAELDAAADLDALNAAAAKAKDAYLAEANVLSKARAKAAKSLSKAVTEGMQELSMAGGSFEVALVPLAEGGANGLEQIEFRVAGHAGVALRPLAKVASGGELARISLALAVIASTASPTPTLIFDEVDTGIGGGVAEVVGRLLHQLGRDRQVLCVTHLPQVAARGDQHFQVAKSSDDAGGTVSTVTPLDKAKRIEEVARMLGGIEITATTRKHAKEMLAA; encoded by the coding sequence ATGCTCCGTCATCTCTCCATTCGAGACTTCGTCATCGTCGCCGCGCTCGACATCGAATTCGATTCGGGCTTCACGGTTTTTTCGGGTGAAACCGGCGCGGGCAAGTCGATTCTGATCGACGCCCTCGCCCTCACGCTCGGCGCCCGCGCCGATGCGAGCGTCGTGCGCACCGGCGAGCCGCGCGCGGACATCACCGCCGAGTTCGGCACGCACCCGCAAGTGGTTCGCTGGCTCGACGAGCACGCGCTCTCGCAGGACGGCGACTCGGTGATGCTGCGCCGCGTGATCGATTCGAGCGGCCGCTCGCGCGCATTCATCAACGGCACGCCGGCGACGCTCACGCAATTGCGCGAAGTCGGCGAAATGCTCGTGGATATCCACGGCCAGCACGCGCATCAATTATTGATGCGTCCCGACGCGCAGCGCGAGCTGTTCGACACGCACGCCGGCCTGGTCGATACGGCCGCCGCCGTGAATCGCGCGTGGCGGGCCTGGCGCGAAGCGCAGCAGGCCGTCGATGCCGCGCAAAGCCGCGACCGCGAACTGCAACTGGAGCGCGAACGCCTCGCCTGGCAACTCAGCGAGTTCGACAAGCTCGCGCCCCAGTCCGGCGAATGGGAGGAAGTGAGCGCGGAGCATCATCGGCTGTCGCACTCGGCGAGTCTGATCGACGGCGTGCAGAACGCGCTCGGCGCGCTGTCCGAATCCGATGACGCGATGATCTCCCAGCTCGGCGCCATCATTTCGAAGCTGCGCTCTCTCGCCGACATCGACCCGGCGCTCAACGACGTGCTCGCTTCACTCGAACCGGCCGAAATCCAGTTGCAGGAGGCGGCCTACTCGCTGTCGCACTATGCGCAGCGGCTGGAGCTCGACCCGGACCGGCTCGCGCAAGTCGAAAAGCGCATGGATCAGCTTCATTCGACGGCGCGCAAGTTCCGCCTTCAGCCCGAAGCGCTGCCGGAAGAACACGAAACGCGCCGCCGTCAGCTTGCCGAACTCGACGCCGCCGCCGATCTCGACGCGCTGAACGCCGCCGCCGCGAAAGCGAAAGACGCGTATCTCGCCGAAGCGAACGTGCTTTCGAAGGCGCGCGCGAAGGCCGCGAAGTCGCTCTCGAAAGCGGTCACCGAAGGCATGCAGGAATTGTCGATGGCGGGCGGCAGCTTCGAAGTCGCGCTCGTGCCGCTTGCGGAAGGCGGCGCGAATGGGCTGGAGCAGATCGAGTTCCGCGTTGCCGGTCACGCGGGCGTCGCGTTGCGGCCGCTCGCGAAGGTCGCGTCGGGCGGCGAACTGGCGCGTATCAGCCTCGCGCTCGCCGTCATCGCGAGTACCGCGAGCCCGACGCCGACGCTCATTTTCGACGAAGTGGACACGGGCATCGGCGGCGGCGTCGCGGAAGTCGTCGGGCGGCTCCTGCATCAACTCGGGCGCGACCGTCAGGTGCTGTGCGTCACGCACTTGCCGCAAGTGGCCGCGCGCGGGGATCAGCATTTTCAGGTGGCGAAGTCGTCCGACGATGCGGGCGGCACCGTCAGCACCGTGACGCCGCTCGACAAGGCAAAGCGCATCGAGGAAGTGGCGCGGATGCTCGGCGGTATCGAAATAACCGCGACGACGCGCAAACACGCGAAGGAGATGCTGGCGGCGTGA
- a CDS encoding NAD kinase has protein sequence MEIGQFKTVALVGRTNTPGIEAPLRSLAEHIANQGFDVVFEAGTAKDVGVTDYPALSIAEIGARADVAVVLGGDGTMLGVGRQLAPYRTPLIGVNHGRLGFITDIPLKEMHERVPQMLAGQFEREERSLLEARIVRNDKPIYHALAFNDVVVNRSGFSGMAELRVSVDGHFMYNQRSDGLIVATPTGSTAYALSSAGPILHPQLQGFVLVPIAPHSLSNRPIVLPDDSKVTIQIIGGRDVNVNFDMQSFTAVELNDAIEVRRSRHTVPVLHPVGYSTYATLRKKLHWNEHPSQDSSV, from the coding sequence ATGGAAATTGGCCAATTCAAGACGGTCGCCCTGGTCGGGCGAACCAACACGCCCGGCATCGAGGCGCCGCTGCGATCGCTCGCGGAGCACATTGCGAACCAGGGCTTCGACGTGGTGTTCGAAGCCGGCACCGCGAAGGATGTCGGCGTGACCGACTATCCCGCGCTGTCCATCGCGGAGATCGGCGCGCGTGCGGATGTGGCCGTCGTTCTCGGCGGCGACGGCACCATGCTCGGCGTGGGCCGTCAGCTTGCGCCGTACAGAACGCCGCTCATCGGCGTGAATCACGGGCGGCTCGGCTTCATCACCGACATCCCGCTCAAGGAAATGCACGAACGCGTGCCGCAAATGCTCGCCGGGCAGTTCGAGCGCGAAGAGCGCAGCCTGCTGGAAGCGCGCATCGTGCGCAACGACAAGCCCATCTACCACGCGCTCGCGTTCAACGACGTGGTCGTGAATCGCAGCGGCTTCTCGGGCATGGCGGAACTGCGCGTGTCGGTGGACGGCCACTTCATGTACAACCAGCGCTCCGACGGGCTGATCGTCGCGACGCCGACCGGCTCCACGGCGTACGCGCTGTCTTCCGCCGGGCCGATTCTGCATCCGCAGCTGCAAGGCTTCGTGCTCGTGCCGATCGCCCCGCACTCGCTTTCGAACCGTCCGATCGTGCTGCCGGACGACTCGAAGGTCACCATTCAGATCATCGGCGGGCGCGACGTGAACGTGAACTTCGACATGCAGTCGTTCACCGCCGTCGAACTGAACGACGCCATCGAGGTGCGGCGCTCCCGGCATACCGTGCCGGTGCTGCATCCGGTCGGCTACAGCACGTACGCCACGCTGCGCAAGAAACTGCACTGGAACGAGCATCCTTCGCAGGACTCGTCTGTCTGA
- the hrcA gene encoding heat-inducible transcriptional repressor HrcA has translation MLDPRAQTLLKTLIERYIAEGQPVGSRTLSRHSGLELSPATIRNVMSDLEDLGLVASPHTSAGRIPTPRGYRLFVDTMLTVEAPQDEAMTTAVKTRLQGQEPQKIVAAAASVLSSLSSFAGVILTPRRSHMFKQIEFMRLSDKRILLIIVTPEGDVQNRMMATQRDYSPSQLTEASNYINAHFAGLSFDEVRRRLREEIDQLRGDMTTLMQAAVVASTAETDPGETVLISGERNLLEVADLSSDMARLRKLFDLFDQKTSLLQLLDVSSHAQGVQIFIGGESNLVPIEEMSVVTAPYEVNGKIVGTLGVIGPTRMAYNRVIPIVDITARLLSMSLSQQ, from the coding sequence ATGCTAGACCCACGTGCACAAACCCTCCTGAAAACGTTGATCGAGCGTTACATCGCCGAAGGTCAGCCGGTCGGTTCGCGCACGTTATCACGGCACTCCGGCCTCGAACTGAGTCCCGCCACCATCCGCAACGTGATGTCGGACCTCGAGGACTTGGGCCTCGTCGCCAGTCCGCATACGTCGGCGGGGCGCATTCCCACGCCGCGCGGCTACCGCCTGTTCGTCGACACCATGCTCACGGTCGAAGCCCCGCAGGACGAGGCGATGACCACGGCCGTCAAGACGCGCCTGCAAGGCCAGGAGCCGCAGAAGATCGTCGCGGCGGCGGCGAGCGTGTTGTCCAGTCTGTCCTCGTTTGCAGGCGTGATCCTCACGCCGCGCCGCAGCCACATGTTCAAGCAGATCGAGTTCATGCGGCTGTCGGACAAGCGCATTCTGCTCATCATCGTGACGCCGGAAGGCGACGTGCAGAACCGCATGATGGCCACGCAGCGCGACTACTCGCCCTCGCAACTCACGGAAGCCTCCAATTACATCAACGCGCATTTCGCGGGCCTGTCCTTCGACGAAGTGCGCCGCCGGCTGCGCGAGGAAATCGACCAGTTGCGCGGCGACATGACCACGCTGATGCAAGCGGCGGTCGTCGCGAGCACGGCCGAGACCGATCCCGGCGAGACCGTGCTGATTTCCGGCGAGCGCAACCTGCTCGAAGTCGCGGACCTTTCGTCCGACATGGCGCGGCTGCGCAAACTCTTCGACCTCTTCGACCAAAAGACGAGCCTCCTGCAATTGCTGGATGTATCGAGTCACGCGCAGGGCGTGCAGATTTTCATCGGCGGGGAATCGAATCTCGTGCCGATCGAGGAGATGAGCGTCGTGACCGCGCCGTACGAAGTGAACGGCAAGATCGTCGGCACGCTCGGCGTGATCGGCCCGACCCGCATGGCCTACAACCGCGTGATTCCCATTGTCGATATCACGGCGCGCCTGCTGTCGATGTCGCTCAGCCAGCAATAG
- the hemH gene encoding ferrochelatase: protein MRFDLELPSQPSASHRVAVLLINLGTPDAPTPRAVRKYLAQFLSDPRVVEIPAFIWQIILRGIILPFRGRASAKKYAQVWMPEGSPLRVYTERQVEGLRRLFAANDYHVIVDYAMRYGTPGIGAMLNQLKLEGADRILLVPMYPQYSSSTTATAFDDAFTALKRVRNQPEIRTIRHYADHPAYIAALAEQVRDYWRLHGQPDFASGDKLVLSFHGVPKRTMDLGDPYHDQCQLTGSLLASALGLTPVECRVTFQSRFGRAEWLQPYTAPTLAELGAAGVKRVDVFCPGFTADCLETIEEIGIEVRDEFLQAGGKEFHRIACLNASPAWIKALGEIAAQHLQGWPVQATQPVTVAA, encoded by the coding sequence ATGCGTTTCGACCTCGAGTTGCCCTCGCAGCCCAGCGCCTCGCATCGCGTCGCGGTGCTGCTGATCAATCTCGGCACGCCGGACGCGCCCACGCCGCGAGCGGTGCGCAAATATCTCGCGCAGTTTCTGAGCGATCCGCGCGTCGTCGAAATTCCCGCGTTCATCTGGCAAATCATTCTGCGCGGCATCATACTGCCGTTTCGCGGGCGCGCATCGGCGAAAAAATACGCGCAGGTGTGGATGCCCGAAGGCTCGCCGTTGCGCGTCTATACGGAGCGGCAGGTCGAAGGCTTGCGGCGGCTTTTTGCGGCGAACGACTATCACGTCATCGTCGATTACGCGATGCGCTACGGCACGCCGGGCATCGGCGCCATGCTCAATCAGCTGAAGCTGGAAGGCGCCGATCGCATTCTGCTCGTGCCGATGTATCCGCAGTATTCGTCGTCGACCACGGCCACCGCTTTCGACGACGCCTTTACCGCGCTCAAGCGCGTGCGCAATCAGCCGGAGATCCGCACCATTCGCCATTACGCGGACCATCCCGCGTATATCGCGGCGCTCGCCGAGCAGGTGCGTGACTACTGGCGGCTGCACGGCCAGCCGGACTTCGCCTCGGGCGACAAGCTCGTGCTGAGTTTTCACGGCGTGCCGAAGCGGACCATGGACCTCGGCGACCCGTACCACGACCAATGCCAGTTGACCGGCTCGCTGCTCGCCTCCGCGCTGGGGCTCACGCCCGTGGAATGCCGCGTGACGTTCCAGTCGCGCTTCGGCCGCGCGGAGTGGCTGCAGCCGTACACCGCGCCGACGCTCGCGGAACTGGGCGCGGCCGGCGTGAAGCGCGTGGACGTGTTCTGCCCCGGCTTCACGGCGGACTGCCTGGAAACGATCGAGGAAATCGGCATCGAAGTGCGCGACGAGTTTCTGCAGGCGGGCGGCAAGGAGTTCCATCGCATTGCCTGCCTGAACGCGTCGCCGGCGTGGATCAAGGCGCTAGGCGAGATCGCGGCACAACATCTGCAAGGATGGCCTGTACAGGCCACGCAACCGGTGACGGTGGCGGCCTGA
- a CDS encoding RNA-binding S4 domain-containing protein, translating to MNYKITTEPGARLRIDKWLWAARFFKTRSLASDAVEKGRVRIGGANVKPSKDVRVGDIVEIDIERIVWQVQVLGLCDVRGPAPVAQTLYAETDEGRTKRLAEAERRKTFREPAAGMQGRPTKRDRRIIDRFSGSD from the coding sequence ATGAATTACAAGATCACGACGGAACCGGGCGCGCGCCTGCGCATCGACAAATGGCTGTGGGCCGCGCGTTTCTTCAAGACGCGCTCGCTCGCGAGCGACGCAGTGGAGAAAGGCCGCGTGAGGATCGGCGGCGCGAACGTGAAGCCGTCGAAGGACGTGCGTGTGGGCGATATCGTCGAGATCGATATCGAGCGGATCGTGTGGCAGGTGCAGGTGCTGGGCCTCTGCGACGTGCGCGGGCCCGCGCCGGTGGCGCAGACGCTCTATGCCGAGACGGACGAAGGCCGGACCAAGCGGCTGGCGGAAGCGGAACGGCGCAAGACGTTTCGTGAGCCGGCAGCCGGCATGCAGGGCAGGCCGACGAAGCGCGACCGCCGCATCATCGACAGATTTTCAGGTTCGGATTGA
- the grpE gene encoding nucleotide exchange factor GrpE: MENTQENSASQNPTPADENARQAADSNQAATQAASADGTAAPEAAANSTNATETALAEAQARVAALQEEFLRAKAETENVRRRGQEDVAKAHKFAIENFAENLLPVLDSLEAALADQSTDLAKVREGVELTLRQLTGALEKGRVVALNPVGEKFDPHRHQAISMVPADQEPNTIVAVLQKGYIIADRVLRPALVTVAAPK; the protein is encoded by the coding sequence ATGGAAAACACGCAAGAGAATTCAGCGAGCCAGAACCCCACGCCCGCCGACGAAAACGCGCGCCAGGCCGCCGACTCCAATCAGGCAGCAACGCAGGCCGCCTCGGCAGACGGCACTGCCGCGCCGGAAGCCGCCGCGAACAGCACGAACGCCACCGAAACTGCACTGGCCGAAGCGCAAGCCCGCGTGGCCGCGCTGCAGGAAGAGTTCCTGCGGGCGAAGGCGGAAACGGAGAACGTACGCCGCCGCGGCCAGGAAGATGTGGCGAAGGCGCACAAGTTCGCCATCGAAAACTTCGCCGAAAATCTGCTGCCGGTGCTCGACAGCCTCGAAGCCGCGCTCGCGGACCAGTCCACGGATCTCGCCAAGGTGCGCGAAGGCGTCGAACTGACGCTGCGCCAGTTGACGGGCGCGCTGGAAAAGGGCCGCGTCGTCGCGCTGAATCCGGTCGGCGAGAAGTTCGACCCGCATCGTCATCAGGCCATCTCCATGGTGCCGGCGGATCAGGAGCCGAACACCATCGTTGCAGTGCTGCAGAAGGGCTACATCATCGCCGACCGCGTGCTGCGTCCGGCGCTCGTCACCGTCGCTGCGCCGAAGTAA
- a CDS encoding thioredoxin family protein: MANVPVDSTAFSVFEMQELDAAGFDAGLASAGDELAVVFFWGLDCFNCEIAKKAMLAQPDAIRALGLKWFHSNVYEHRELGRRFMLHGVPTWFFFHRGKRLGRATGWHGLAQFEAAVAAAREKIRAAAAKE; encoded by the coding sequence ATGGCCAACGTGCCCGTCGATTCGACCGCTTTCTCCGTCTTCGAGATGCAGGAACTGGACGCCGCCGGCTTCGACGCCGGGCTGGCGTCGGCGGGCGACGAACTGGCCGTCGTGTTCTTCTGGGGCCTCGACTGCTTCAACTGCGAGATCGCGAAAAAAGCGATGCTCGCCCAGCCCGACGCCATTCGCGCGCTCGGACTGAAGTGGTTTCACAGCAATGTGTACGAGCATCGCGAGCTAGGCCGCCGGTTCATGTTGCACGGCGTGCCGACGTGGTTCTTCTTTCACCGCGGCAAGCGGCTCGGCCGCGCAACCGGCTGGCACGGTCTCGCGCAGTTCGAGGCGGCGGTCGCGGCGGCGCGCGAGAAAATCCGCGCGGCGGCAGCAAAGGAATGA
- the dnaK gene encoding molecular chaperone DnaK yields MGKIIGIDLGTTNSCVALMEGNQVKVIENSEGARTTPSIIAYMDDNEILVGAPAKRQSVTNPRNTLYAVKRLIGRRFEEKEVQKDIGLMPYKIVKADNGDAWVEAHGQKLAPPQISAEVLRKMKKTAEDYLGEPVTEAVITVPAYFNDSQRQATKDAGRIAGLEVKRIINEPTAAALAFGLDKAEKGDRKIAVFDLGGGTFDISIIEIADVDGEMQFEVLSTNGDTFLGGEDFDQRIIDYIIGEFKKEQGVDLSKDVLALQRLKEAAEKAKIELSSTAQTEINLPYITADASGPKHLNLKITRAKLEALVEDLIERTIEPCRIAIKDAGVKVGEIDDVILVGGMTRMPKVQEKVKEFFGKEPRRDVNPDEAVAVGAAIQGQVLSGDRKDVLLLDVTPLSLGIETLGGVMTKMINKNTTIPTKHSQVYSTADDNQSAVTIKVFQGEREMAAGNKLLGEFNLEGIPPAPRGVPQIEVTFDIDANGILHVGAKDKATGKENKITIKANSGLTDAEIDKMVKDAEANAEEDHKLRELADARNQGDALVHSTKKAVAEYGDKVEASEKEKIEAALKDLEEALKNTSSDKATIEAKIEALATASQKLGEKMYADMQAQQGAAGAAAGAAGAEAASAGASQQHDDVVDADFKEVKKD; encoded by the coding sequence ATGGGCAAAATCATCGGCATCGACCTCGGCACCACGAACTCGTGCGTGGCGCTGATGGAAGGCAATCAGGTCAAGGTCATCGAGAACTCGGAAGGCGCGCGCACCACGCCGTCGATCATCGCGTATATGGATGACAACGAGATCCTCGTCGGCGCGCCTGCCAAGCGTCAGTCGGTCACGAATCCGCGCAACACGCTGTACGCAGTCAAGCGCCTGATCGGCCGCCGCTTCGAAGAGAAGGAAGTGCAGAAGGACATCGGCCTGATGCCCTACAAGATCGTCAAGGCCGACAACGGCGACGCATGGGTCGAAGCGCACGGCCAGAAGCTCGCGCCGCCGCAAATCTCGGCGGAAGTGCTGCGCAAGATGAAGAAGACCGCTGAAGACTACCTCGGCGAGCCGGTGACGGAAGCCGTCATCACGGTTCCGGCGTACTTCAACGACAGCCAGCGTCAGGCAACCAAGGACGCGGGCCGCATCGCCGGTCTGGAAGTCAAGCGCATCATCAACGAACCGACGGCAGCCGCGCTCGCGTTCGGCCTCGACAAGGCTGAAAAGGGCGACCGCAAGATCGCCGTGTTCGACCTGGGCGGCGGCACGTTCGACATCTCGATCATCGAAATCGCGGATGTGGACGGCGAAATGCAGTTCGAAGTGCTCTCCACGAACGGCGACACGTTCCTGGGCGGCGAAGACTTCGACCAGCGCATCATCGATTACATCATCGGCGAGTTCAAGAAGGAGCAGGGCGTCGATCTGTCGAAGGACGTGCTCGCGCTGCAACGCCTGAAGGAAGCCGCTGAGAAGGCGAAGATCGAACTGTCGTCCACGGCGCAGACCGAAATCAACCTGCCGTACATCACGGCGGACGCGTCCGGTCCGAAGCACTTGAACCTGAAGATCACCCGCGCGAAGCTCGAAGCGCTCGTGGAAGACCTGATCGAGCGCACGATCGAACCGTGCCGCATCGCCATCAAGGATGCTGGCGTGAAGGTCGGTGAAATCGACGACGTGATTCTCGTCGGCGGCATGACGCGCATGCCGAAGGTGCAGGAAAAGGTGAAGGAGTTCTTCGGCAAGGAACCGCGCCGTGACGTGAACCCGGACGAAGCCGTGGCCGTGGGCGCCGCGATTCAAGGTCAGGTTCTGTCGGGCGACCGCAAGGACGTGCTGCTGCTCGACGTGACTCCGCTCTCGCTCGGCATCGAGACGCTCGGCGGCGTGATGACGAAGATGATCAACAAGAACACCACGATCCCGACGAAGCACTCGCAGGTGTATTCGACGGCGGACGACAACCAGAGCGCCGTGACGATCAAGGTGTTCCAGGGCGAGCGCGAAATGGCCGCAGGCAACAAGCTGCTCGGCGAGTTCAACCTCGAAGGCATTCCGCCCGCACCGCGCGGCGTGCCGCAGATCGAAGTGACCTTCGATATCGACGCGAACGGCATTCTGCACGTCGGCGCGAAGGACAAGGCGACCGGCAAGGAAAACAAGATCACCATCAAGGCGAACTCGGGTCTGACGGATGCCGAAATCGACAAGATGGTGAAGGACGCCGAAGCCAACGCCGAAGAAGATCACAAGCTGCGCGAGCTGGCCGATGCCCGCAACCAGGGCGACGCGCTGGTCCACAGCACGAAGAAGGCGGTTGCCGAGTACGGCGACAAGGTCGAGGCTTCGGAGAAGGAAAAGATCGAAGCCGCGCTGAAGGACCTCGAAGAGGCGCTGAAGAACACGTCGAGCGACAAGGCGACGATCGAAGCGAAGATCGAGGCGCTGGCTACGGCATCGCAGAAGCTCGGCGAAAAGATGTACGCGGACATGCAGGCGCAGCAAGGCGCGGCGGGTGCGGCTGCCGGTGCGGCCGGCGCGGAAGCGGCATCGGCTGGCGCGAGCCAGCAGCATGACGATGTCGTCGACGCCGACTTCAAAGAAGTGAAGAAGGACTAA